The genomic interval CAGTTAACGCTGTAATTCCTGTCTCTTCTTTAAACTCTCTAATGAGTGTTTGATAAGGCTCCTCTCCAAATTCAATCGACCCTCCTGGGAAATCCCACTTCCCTGTATGCGGCCCTCTGCCTTTTTTAATGAGCAATACTTTATCGTCTTTCTTCAAGATGCCGTACACCCCAAGATGTGTAAATCTATCCATATATAAGCCTCCTTCACAATGTCATCTTCGACATCATGTGCGCTTACTCCTTGTAAATACAAAATTTGGTTTGGCTATTGCAATAACACTTGCCCTTATGTTATTTTAAAAAGAATGAATGAAAGGGAGGTGAAGTAGGTGAATCACGAAATGGTCAATAACCGTATTAGCCAGCTGCCGATTGCTATGGCTGGCATTGTTCATACATTTTCCGCGAACGGGAGAGGTCTGTCCAATTATGCTCATACGATTAAACCATTCGCGAGAAGACGCCTACTTTAACCACTACGGATAGCTTTACCATCCGAAGGGTCGCAGGCTTGTTGCTGCGGCTCTTTTTTTGTTGTGTTTGAGAGTCAGGGTCTTCATCTAACAGGAGGCTCTTCACATGATTATTGTTAATATACAGGAAATAAAGAAATACCACGCTGCAAATCTGATATTTGATGGACTTACGCTGCAAATACAAGCAGGCGAGAAGATCGGGTTGATTGGCCGCAACGGAAGCGGAAAATCGACATTGCTTCGCCTAATTTCAGGTCATGATCAGGTAGATGAGGGAATGCTTACAGTACAGAAGGAGCTGGCAATCGGATATTTGCCGCAGACACCTGCCGAGTTTGATAAGCTGACCGTTTATGAAGTTTTGGCTTATGGCTATCAAGACTTAATGGCGTGCAAGCAACAGATGACGCAGATGGAAATAGAGATGTCGAGTCCGCAAATGCTTGCTGATTCAGCTGCTTTGGAGCGTTTGTTAAAAACATACTCGCTGGCTCAGGAAAGGTTCGAGAGAAGCGGCGGTTATGAGATGGATACGGCAATTGAGCAGGTCGCAACGGGCTTGCGTATCGACCGAGCTGTTTATTCACGAAGCTTTGGCAGCCTGTCCGGCGGTGAGAAAACGCGGATTGCACTTGCATCCCAGCTGATTGTCCGACCGGCTTTGCTGCTGCTTGATGAACCTACGAACCATCTGGATTTGCGGGGGATGGAGTGGCTGGAGCAATTTATTCAGCAATATGATGGCGCATGTGTCATCGTATCGCATGATCGTTATTTTCTTGATGAGGTGTGCTCCAAAATAATCGAGCTTGAGGACGGTACAGCACAAACCTTTCTTACAAACTATAGCGGATATGTGAAGGAGAAAGAGGAGCTTCTCTTGCTGCAGTTTGCGAATTTTCAAGAGCAGCAGAAGCAGATAAAGAAGATGAAGGAAACGATTAAGCGCTTGGAGGAATGGGGGCGTATCGGCGACAATGAGAAGTTTTTTAAACGCGCCGCTTCCATGCGCAAAGCTTTGGAAAAGCTGGAAATGATTAAACGACCGGTTCTTGATCCGAAGACCGCTGATTTCGAGCTTACAGCGCTTGATCGCTCTGGACGTAAGGCCATTACCTTTGAGAATGTAACTAAACAATTCGGTGATCGGGTTATTTTGGAAAAAGCTGAGGGCAGCTTGTTCTATGGTGAGAAGGTTGTGCTGGTCGGGGACAATGGGTCAGGCAAAACGACGCTGTTTAAGATGCTGCTTGGCGAGCTTCAACCAGATGATGGACAGCTAGTCTTAGGAGCCCGTCTTCATATCGGCTATTTGGCTCAAGAAGAGAAGGTTGACGATAAGCAGCTCAGCGTACTTGAATTTTTTAAAACGGAGGGCGGTTTAGAAGAAGGCGAGGCAAGGAATATACTGGCTAGCTATTTGTTTTACGGAACGGATGTATTTAAACCACTTCATTTGCTGTCAGGCGGGGAATGGTCACGCCTTCGCCTCGCGCTGCTTATTCGCAAAAAACCGAATTTATTGCTGTTGGATGAGCCAACGAATCATCTTGATGTCAGCTCCCGCGAGGCGCTGGAGGAAGCTTTGGAAAACTATGATGGAACGGTGCTGGCGATCTCGCATGATCGGTATTTTATCAATCGGCTGGCTAAACGAGTTTGGGAGCTTAATGAGGGAGCCATTCACACTTACTTGGGCAATTACGATGACTTTAAGTCAAAGCGGAAGCCTTATAAAACGAACGAGAACATTGTTACCATTAAAACGGAGCATGTTGTGCGAGATCCGAAGCAATTAGCTAACTATTCAAAGCCGAAACATGGTGGAAGAGTGGAGCGTACGAAGGAGCAGCTGGAACAAGAGATTGCGAGGCTTGAAGCAAGTCTGCTAGAGGGCAATATGGAAATGGAGCAAATCGCGACAATGGGTGATCCAGCTGCGCTTGAATCCATTTGGAATATGCAGGAGGAACGGCAAAAGCAGCTGGATCAGCTAATGGAAGTATGGTTGGAACTATAATTCATAAAATGCTGCTCAACTAAAGCGAATACAGATCAATATTTAATGTTTTATGCTGGATTTTAAGATAGCTGTACAGGACTTGATTCTGAAAAAGCCAACGGATTAGTCTTCCTAATCCGTTGGCTTTTTCTATATATTCTCATCTTTCTAATTTTAATAGACCCTTCCTAAATAAGATATGGTAAACTAAAAGTTGGAAACGTCAAGTCCGAGGGAGTGAAGTCATGGAACAGTTGATCGGGAAAAAAATGAAATATGATATTTTGAACGCTTATGGCGTTACGATTGTACCTGCTGACTCTGTTCTGACTCGTGAATCAATACAAATATTAATAAACCATCGGATAGATTTATCATCGATTGCCCTTGCTTATGAGGATAAGCCGATTCAGCAATCAAGCATTCAAATTGGTGAGCTTGTTCAGCAAACGGTGAATATCTCAAAAGAGCTCTTTGAATCGATATTAGTATCACGTAAGGTCCCGTTAATGGAGATTCGCAATGAGGTGCTGCCAGCTATTTTGCAGCTATCCAAAAATCAGGATATTTTCGAATTATTCGAAGCGGTGAAAGCCAAGGATGATTATGTATATGAGCATAACGTAGGAGTGGGCGTCATATCGACGCTTATCGGAAGATGGATGAATCTGGACAATTCAGAGCTTTCGATTTTGTCGCTTGCTGCTACCCTGCATGATGTTGGCAAAGTAAAGCTTCCGCTAGAGGTTTTAAACAAGCCGGGCAAGCTGAATGAGGTTGAATTCCAATTAATTAAGAAGCACACCATTTACGGTTATGAGCTGCTCAAGGGTACGACGGGCTTAAGCCTCCGAATCGCTCGTGTTGCGCTTCAGCATCATGAACGCGAGGACGGGAACGGCTATCCACTCGGACTGAAAAAGGAAAATATCGATTTATTCAGCTCTATCGTAGCAGTTGCGGATATTTTTCATGCGATGTCCTCCAAGCGTCCTTATCACGAGCCATTATCCTTTCATGAAATTGTTAATCAGATGACAGATGGGAAGTTTGGCGTTCTTAACCCGCAAATTATCTCGGTATTTATTGAAAACCTGATGAAGCGATTAGTCGGCAAACAAGTGCTTCTGACGGATGGCCGAGAAGGCGAGGTCGTGTACATCAATCCGCACAATATTGAGACGCCTCTTATCAAGCTGGCAGATTATTTCTTGGATTTAAGCCAGGAGAGAAATATACATATCAAATCTATTATCGCTTAAAATATACCATCCTAAGTGTTGCTAACCAACATCTGTTGACTAGCAGCATTTTTTTGTATGAAGTATGTGTATTTCTACGATTTTGCTCCATTGCCCTTTTTGAAAAGGGTAGATCTAGCCACTCTGTTTGGCTGTTTTTTTTGCTATAGTACAATTATTAACCGGAGGTGCCTGCATGCGATCGGGTCTTAGCAATCCTTTGACAAAATTGAACATAAAGCAGCAATTGATACTTTTGTTTCTCGTGATGGTGAGTCCGATTTTTCTACTGCATTGGTACGGCAATATGAAAGCAGAGCATTTGCTCAAAAACCATGTGACGAGCGCATATGTGGAGCTCATTAAACAAAACGATACCGTCATTAATCGTGACATGGATACGATCAGCAAAATAACGACGACGATTATTCAAAATCCAATTACGCAGCAGCTTGTCCCTACTGGGGCTGAGACGGTTATTGAGAGAGTACGGAAATACGATAAGGTCGACAAGCTGCTTGCGAGTAATTCGATTCCTCTTAATGGAGGAGAAGCCGTATATTATTCGCTGTATATTTATGACCCGAATGATTACTATTTTTTTGCACCGAAGCGTCAGTTGACACAAACCGGGGTTTATTTTTTCTCCGATGCAGAGAAGCCAAGCTGGTACGATGATGCGGTCAGTTATAAGAGTAAAGGGTACATGGAAATTATTGATTCAAATGTAGGGTTGTCGCAGATCAGCACGCTTGCTTATATTCGTGCCGTTAGCAATGTATCTATTGGAAACGGTATCATTGGCGTTTTGGTCGCAACAAAGATGGATATGAAAATTAGCGAATCGCTGAAATCCGTTTCATTGCCAGACGGCAAGATCATGTTTATGGATTGGTCGAACCGCGTGCTCGCAGCGACTGATTCAAGTCTGATGGGGAAGACGTATGTACTGCCGCCTGCAACAGAGATTAAAGATGGGATGGAAGCGGTGGGCACTTTTGATGTCATGACCTCTGATTACATCTATGTGGTCAATTATAACCGCAACTTGAACAATAAACTTGTCTATCAAATTCCGATCAGCTCGTTATTAAAGCAGCAAAGCGAGCTCAAGCATGTCATTCAGCTCATTTCTATTGCTTATATATTGTTCGGCTGCGTCGTTGTTGTTTATTTCTGGCGCTCGCTTATGACGCCGCTTCAGAAGCTGGCGCAATTTGTTCGCACCTATGAGCCAGGCAGGCTAGTACCGGAGACGCCGGGAAAAGGCCGGAATGACGAGGTCGGCGTACTCTTTGCTGCTTTGTATGACATGGCCCGCAGGCTGAATGTGCTTATTCATTATAAATATCATATGGACATCAAGCAGAAGGAGTCGCAGCTTCAGCTGCTTTACCAGCAAATTAATCCACATCTACTGTACAACACGCTTGAGAGTATTTACTGGAAGAGCTCGCTTGAAGGCAATACGGAATCGGCTGAAATGATTAAGGACTTATCGAAGCTGATGAAAATTGGCCTAAGCAGAGGGAGAGAGCTCATTCCGCTGGACGAGGAGCTTGAGCATGCATCCGCTTATGTCAGCTTGCAGCAGAAGCGGTACAAATATGAGTTTCAAGTGCATTGGAACATTTCCGATGCAGCAAGAATGATTATGATTCCGAAAATATCGCTGCAGCCGCTTATCGAAAATGCGATTATCCATGGCGTTAAATTTATGGGCGAGGATGGCGAAATCCAAATTTCGGCCGTAGTTGAGGGCGAGCGGGTTACGATCAAGGTGGAGGACAACGGACATAAGGAAGTTGATTATGCCTCAATTGAGCGTTTGTTAAGCAATGACAAGTCGGATCATAGTTTAGGTTATGGGATTCGTAACATTCAACAACGAATTCAGCTTCATTTTGGCAATGGATATGGAATGAGCTACAAGCGCGGGGACAACGGCGGTACGACGGTGACGATTATTTTGCCAACGAGCTATGATGAGACAAAGTGAGCATTGGAATGCAGACGGGGAGGAAGATAAATGTACAATATATTGATCGTAGATGACGAGCCTTTAATATGTGAGGGTTTATGCAGTTTATTGTCTGCTTCCGGCATTAGTTTAGCAAATGTTTATATGGCACACAGCGGATATGAAGCGCTCGATTATTTGAGAATTGAAGAAATTGACCTGCTGATCACAGATATTCAAATGGGTTCGATGAATGGAATTGAGCTAATGCATCAGGCTAAGCTGCTGAAGCCTTGGGTTCAGACGATCATCATTTCCGCTTATGAAACGTTTCAATATGCTCAAATGGCGATTCGACTCGGTGCAAAGGACTATATGATTAAACCGCTTAATAACGATCAATTTCTGGATTCCGTCCGAAATGTGCTGCTCAAAATGAATAAGCCTGCGGCAACGGAGGATCAGTTCTTATCCAAGCTGCAAGAGCATTTCCATATGGAGGAGCCGCTCCCGAAGCGAACGGAGCTGTTTAATCAGCTGCTGTCAAGCTCCGAGGAGACACCCGAGGAAATAGCGAAGAAGCTGTATGAGCGCTACGCAATCAAGCTGAACGGGCCTTATTATGCGGTCATTAAGCTGCGCCTGAATTTATCGGATAAGGATCGGCAGATCCAAAGTAGGGATGCACTGCTGCTGCAATATGCTGCATTGAACATTGCGAACGAGCTGCTTGATAAGGAATGGAATCATGTGGCCTTCTATTCCCCCAATCAGGAGATTAGTGTACTAATTCAATGGGACGAGAACGAGTTTGGAGAAGCTAGTGTCAACAAAATTAATCAATTGGATATGATCGGGCGCAGCCTCCATTACAACATTCATAAATTTATCGGGCTGCACTGTGTCATAGGCATTAGTCAAATTGTGCGGGGCATTGGTTTCGTGGGCATGCTCAGCGAACAAGCGCGCAAAGCGATCTTGTGGAACCATGAGCACCGTGATCATTATGTGTTTTATTACGGTGATTTTAATTGGAGCACCTATACGCAGGACCCTACTGCCGAAGAGCTAAGCGAACAGAATAGCCTCATTGTAGAGAAGTCGAAGGCATATATCGATCGCAACTTTGCTCAAAAGGGACTGACGCTGCATGAGGTCGCCCAAAAAAATCATGTCAGCCCGAATTACTTAAGCTATTTGTTCAAGAAGGATACGGGCTATAACTTATGGGAGTACGTAATAAAGCTTCGAATGGAGGAGAGTCGAAAGCTTATTTTGTTTACCGATTTGCGAAGATACGAGATTTCGGAGCGCGTCGGCTACGAATCTCCTGAGCATTTTAGCAAAATATTTAAAAAATATTATGGGATGAGCCCAAGCGAGCTTAAGAAGGACGACAAGAAATAAGATGAAGTAAAAATAGCTATCATTGTCTTAGATTTGCACATTACCAGTTAGCCGCCTTGCTTCTAGAATGGTATAGAGCAATAGAAAAGAAATGAGGGAAACTCAGATGGAACAATCCGTTGTAGTAGGCGAGCCGCTCGATAGCAAGGTGCAGAGAAAGGCTGGCAGGTGGAAAAGACATATTTCGGGCTATTTGTTTCTGCTGCCCGCAGCTATCATTTTTATTTTATTTTTGTGGGTGCCGATAACGAAAGGTATTATTTACAGCTTCTATACGATCGATTTTGTAAAGGGCAATACGTTCGTGGGGTTTGATAACTACAAGACGATTTTTAACGATCCTGATGTATGGATTGGTGTGAAAAATACGCTGTACTACATGTTTTTATGTATGGTTATCGGCTTTTGGGTTCCTATTCTGTTTGCAATCGCGATATCAGAGCTGCGTCGCTTTCAAGGCTTCGTTCGCGTGGCGGCATATTTGCCGAACGTCGTGCCTGCTGTTGTGTTATACGGCTTATGGAGATGGTTCTATGATCCGGTAGGTCCGATTAACGGATTGCTGACGGAAGCGGGGCTAGACCAAATAGCCTTCCTAACGAATAAAAGCTGGTCGATGATTTCGCTTGTCGTCATGGAAACATGGCAGCAGTTCGGTTCAGGCATGCTCATTTATTTGGCTGCTGTTCTTAGTATCCCGCGGGACTGGTATGAGGCAGCAGAAATTGATGGCGCAGGCATATTCCGCCGTATCTGGCATATTACGCTTCCGTCGATTCGCGGCTTGATTCTGCTTCTGTTCCTCTTGCAGTTGATTGCAACGACGCAAGGTTTCCAATCTCAGCTGGCCTTGCTTGACGGCGGTCCGAACAAAGCAACGCTCACTTACTCGCTGTTTATCGTCAAATATGCATTTACGAAGCTTGATTACGGGGTAGCTTCTGCACTGGGTGTACTTATGTTCGTCGTCCTTGGCGGTTTGGCACTTTTACAATTCAGGCTGAACAACAGGGGGGCGGGCAAGTGATGAAGAGCTTAGACAGAGGGATATTATCCAGTCACGATTTGCGCAGAAATAAAAACAAGGTAGGGTTTCTGCTTATTATCCTTGTCATAATTGCAATGGTTGCCTCGATGCTTTATCCCATTGCTACTGCATTGTTTAACGGTTTGAAAGCAAACACCGAAGTGAACTCGTTTCCGCCGCACTTTTTGCCATCGGAGTGGCATTTCGACAACTATCGAACAGGCTGGAATTTTATTAATCTGCCGCAGTTTTTGAAAAACACGCTTATGATTTTTGGCGGCAATATGATTATGACCATCGTCGTGCTCGGTTTAGCAGCCTTTAGCCTCTCCAAACTTAATGTTCCGTATCAGAAGGGAATCTACTTTTTTTTCATGATTACACTTTTCATACCGCCGAGCACTTATATCATTCCGAACTTTCTTAATCTGAAGGATCTTGGTTTGCTTAATACGTATGCGGCTTTCTGGCTGCCAGCCAGTGCGAGTGCATTCTATCTGCTGCTGCTTAAAAATTTCTTCGATGGTATCCATCATGAAATGATTGAAGCGGCTCGAATCGACGGTGCGTCAGACTGGAAATGCTTCAGCCTTATCGCGATTCCGCTTTCCATTCCTATTTTCTCCACGCTCGCAATATTTGTTTTCTCAACGGCATGGAACGATTGGTTCTGGCCTTCGCTTGTGATGCACAGCGATAAGAAATATCCGCTTGCGACAGCCGTATATAAATACGTCATCAGTGCGCAAAGGCTCAATCTGAACATTCGTTTCGCGATCCTTACGATGGTGATGCTGCCGCCGATTCTCGTGTTTCTGGCGTTCCAAAAGTTCATTATGCGCGGACTTCATCTTGGCGGGGTTAAGGGATAAGCAGTTCGTAGACATACACATGATCGGAATAAGAATACACCTCGCCCAAATGAAAACGTCTCCTTTATGATGAGGATGTAGTGAAAATACGAATGGTGAAGGGGAATATCGATGCTAAAGAAAAACGTGGCAGTGTTGATTTGTTTGGTCATGATATGCTCAATTCTTGCGGCTTGCAGCGGTGGCAGCAAGGAGACCAACGATCCAAAAGAAACCGATAAACCAACGAATGCAGCGACAAACAATGCAGGCAGCAAGGAAACAGATCCTCCGAAGGAAGATATTAAAGACAAGAAAATTACGATCAGCATTTATTATCCATTGCCAGATCAGGTTGAGAACCGCAAGCTGGAAGATGACAAAATCAAACGTTTTAACGAGGTTTATCCTAACGTGGAAATCGTAAAAAGCGACTGGCACTACAACCCAAGCGAAATCGGCATCAAAATGGCAGCAAACGAAGCGCCGACATTTTTCAACACTTGGGCAACAGAAGCTAAGTTTTTGCAGGAGCGCGGCTGGGTAGCCGACATTACGGAGCTGTGGGACAGTTATCCATTCAAGGATCAAATCAACCCTGTGCTGCAAAGCCAATTTATCATTGACGGCAAGGTGTTCGGGGTATCCCAGAAAGCCTATGTTACAACTACGGTTGTAAACAAGAAGCTGCTTGACGAGAAAGGTGTACCGATTCCATCGTATGACTGGACATGGGACGATATGTACAACACTGCGAAAGCAGTAGCTGATCCGAAGAAAGGCATTGCGGGTATTGCACCGATGGGCAAAGGTACAGAAGCAGGCTGGAACTGGACCAACTTCTTGTTTGAGGCAGGCGGCGATGTTCAGACGATCGCTGACGGCAAAGTAACAGCCGCCTTTAATTCTGCGGCAGGCTTGAAGGCGCTAGAGTTTTACAACAAGCTTAGATGGGAAGCAAATGCAATTCCGCAGGACTGGGCACTTGGATGGGGCGATGCTGTCGGCGCTTTCGGACAAAGCCGTACGGCTATGGTTATAGCGGGAGCTGAGGGTGTACTTGAGCAAGCACTCAACCAAGGCGGCTTGAAGCCAGAGGATGTACTGACATTCCCGATGCCGGCAGCAGAGAAAGGCGGCAAGCATACAGGCGTGCTTGGCGGCGATTACCTCGTGATCAATCCAAATGCAACGAAGGACGAACAAGAAATTGCTTTCCGCTATATTACATTCGATTACTTTACCGATAAAGGTCTAGAGTCTCTTGAAACCGATATCCAAAAACGCCAAACAGAAGGCAAATACTATATTCCGCCGCAAATGAACTACTACAGCCCTTCATCGGAATACGGTCAAAAAGCACAGGCTATATTTGATAAATACGATAACGTCTACAAATATAACGCTGAATCCGATTCTTTGCTTGACGGCAAACCTGAAGCGCAATACAACACGCAGGATTACTACGGCGAAGTAACGAATGTGCTGCAAGAGGTTTTCTCCAAAAAAGGTTCAGATCTTCAAGGCTTGCTCGACAAGTCTGCCAAGGTCGTGCAAGAGAAGTTTTTTGATTCTATTAAAGTCGAATAGCTAAACGGATTGATCGAAAGAAAGCCTCCCCAATTCATCTTTAAAGGGGAGGCTTTTTATTATTTTCTAGCTTTCTAAATCTTCTGTTTTTGTATGCACGCTGTCTTCTTCATTATCTCGAATGGTCTTTTGCAAAACGAGGCAAGAAACGATTAAGAAAGCACCGGCAATCGCGTAGTAGCCTTTGACATAAAGCGGCTCCTCTAGCGTGTAAATACCTATATATTGAGCGAGAATAGCAATGATAAAGCCAGCCCAAGCCATGAACGAAAAAGCGGGTGTATTGCGGCTTCTGTAGCCCGGGTTGTAGTCTTTGAGAAACTTATCCTCGTCATTGTCGCGCGCAACCTTCTGCAGAAGAAATGAAGTGATAATTAAAAGTATGCCGGTTACAGCGTAATACCCTTGCACAGACATTGGCTGTTTAAGCGTGTAAATACCGATGAATTCGAAGCCACATGCTATAAGAAAAGCTGCCCAAGCCATGAAGGTATATGTTGGGGTATTGCGGCGGCGATAAAAATTTGCTGGTTTGCGTACTTGCATCGTTTCCATTTTTTCCATTTGAGAAAGCCTCCCGAGTCGATTTGTTGTTCATGTCTTTAGTTTACATCATATTCCAAAACGTAAAAGTACCAACTTATTGTAGTACCAGGTACTAGTAAGAAAGGAATTGACAATGAGAATGGTTATCATTAGAATGCTTGTTAATATGCTCTGCAAGGAACCATACATAAAAGGCTGAACCATCATGATCAAGTAGTCGGCTTTTCTTCGGTCGATCTGTGAGCAGCACAAAGTAAACGCTAGAGGAGCTGAACTCGGAAAGTGGAGTGGAATGATCTTATTAGGCTTTGGAACCACGCCTCAATTAAGGTGTTGGATGTTCGTCACCATAGGATGAAACTTGGCGATAGGCTGCAATCCTACCGTCTTCCAGCAAGCGGATTCTTATATACGACTATTGGCAGCGCAAATGTATGTTTGGACGGTCATCTATATAAGGCGGAGCGATTTCATGTACTGCATGGGGGCAAAGGAATGTGCTTGGATATAGACAGGCTGGAGGAGAATTTTGATTATTACTTAATCTTCTATAAAGCACTTATTCCGCATCCTTGCAGGCAAGAGATTTTATCACTTATTGAAAATAACAACCCGTTCCATATGCAATATGGCTTCGCCCCGCAATACCCGATCCCACTGTTTCGAATGGTTAACGTAATGGCACAAGAGTGGCAAATATCGCATTCTTTGGAGAGGTTTCATGTCAATACGTTATTTCATCAATTTGTTTATGAGGTATTCATTCAGCTGCAAAAGCAAGATGTATCTCTATCGAAGCCCGACCTAGCAGCACAAGCGCTTCGTTATATTCATGATCATTA from Paenibacillus sp. FSL K6-3182 carries:
- a CDS encoding ABC-F family ATP-binding cassette domain-containing protein — encoded protein: MIIVNIQEIKKYHAANLIFDGLTLQIQAGEKIGLIGRNGSGKSTLLRLISGHDQVDEGMLTVQKELAIGYLPQTPAEFDKLTVYEVLAYGYQDLMACKQQMTQMEIEMSSPQMLADSAALERLLKTYSLAQERFERSGGYEMDTAIEQVATGLRIDRAVYSRSFGSLSGGEKTRIALASQLIVRPALLLLDEPTNHLDLRGMEWLEQFIQQYDGACVIVSHDRYFLDEVCSKIIELEDGTAQTFLTNYSGYVKEKEELLLLQFANFQEQQKQIKKMKETIKRLEEWGRIGDNEKFFKRAASMRKALEKLEMIKRPVLDPKTADFELTALDRSGRKAITFENVTKQFGDRVILEKAEGSLFYGEKVVLVGDNGSGKTTLFKMLLGELQPDDGQLVLGARLHIGYLAQEEKVDDKQLSVLEFFKTEGGLEEGEARNILASYLFYGTDVFKPLHLLSGGEWSRLRLALLIRKKPNLLLLDEPTNHLDVSSREALEEALENYDGTVLAISHDRYFINRLAKRVWELNEGAIHTYLGNYDDFKSKRKPYKTNENIVTIKTEHVVRDPKQLANYSKPKHGGRVERTKEQLEQEIARLEASLLEGNMEMEQIATMGDPAALESIWNMQEERQKQLDQLMEVWLEL
- a CDS encoding sugar ABC transporter permease; the protein is MEQSVVVGEPLDSKVQRKAGRWKRHISGYLFLLPAAIIFILFLWVPITKGIIYSFYTIDFVKGNTFVGFDNYKTIFNDPDVWIGVKNTLYYMFLCMVIGFWVPILFAIAISELRRFQGFVRVAAYLPNVVPAVVLYGLWRWFYDPVGPINGLLTEAGLDQIAFLTNKSWSMISLVVMETWQQFGSGMLIYLAAVLSIPRDWYEAAEIDGAGIFRRIWHITLPSIRGLILLLFLLQLIATTQGFQSQLALLDGGPNKATLTYSLFIVKYAFTKLDYGVASALGVLMFVVLGGLALLQFRLNNRGAGK
- a CDS encoding carbohydrate ABC transporter permease, whose translation is MKSLDRGILSSHDLRRNKNKVGFLLIILVIIAMVASMLYPIATALFNGLKANTEVNSFPPHFLPSEWHFDNYRTGWNFINLPQFLKNTLMIFGGNMIMTIVVLGLAAFSLSKLNVPYQKGIYFFFMITLFIPPSTYIIPNFLNLKDLGLLNTYAAFWLPASASAFYLLLLKNFFDGIHHEMIEAARIDGASDWKCFSLIAIPLSIPIFSTLAIFVFSTAWNDWFWPSLVMHSDKKYPLATAVYKYVISAQRLNLNIRFAILTMVMLPPILVFLAFQKFIMRGLHLGGVKG
- a CDS encoding response regulator, which translates into the protein MYNILIVDDEPLICEGLCSLLSASGISLANVYMAHSGYEALDYLRIEEIDLLITDIQMGSMNGIELMHQAKLLKPWVQTIIISAYETFQYAQMAIRLGAKDYMIKPLNNDQFLDSVRNVLLKMNKPAATEDQFLSKLQEHFHMEEPLPKRTELFNQLLSSSEETPEEIAKKLYERYAIKLNGPYYAVIKLRLNLSDKDRQIQSRDALLLQYAALNIANELLDKEWNHVAFYSPNQEISVLIQWDENEFGEASVNKINQLDMIGRSLHYNIHKFIGLHCVIGISQIVRGIGFVGMLSEQARKAILWNHEHRDHYVFYYGDFNWSTYTQDPTAEELSEQNSLIVEKSKAYIDRNFAQKGLTLHEVAQKNHVSPNYLSYLFKKDTGYNLWEYVIKLRMEESRKLILFTDLRRYEISERVGYESPEHFSKIFKKYYGMSPSELKKDDKK
- a CDS encoding histidine kinase, producing MRSGLSNPLTKLNIKQQLILLFLVMVSPIFLLHWYGNMKAEHLLKNHVTSAYVELIKQNDTVINRDMDTISKITTTIIQNPITQQLVPTGAETVIERVRKYDKVDKLLASNSIPLNGGEAVYYSLYIYDPNDYYFFAPKRQLTQTGVYFFSDAEKPSWYDDAVSYKSKGYMEIIDSNVGLSQISTLAYIRAVSNVSIGNGIIGVLVATKMDMKISESLKSVSLPDGKIMFMDWSNRVLAATDSSLMGKTYVLPPATEIKDGMEAVGTFDVMTSDYIYVVNYNRNLNNKLVYQIPISSLLKQQSELKHVIQLISIAYILFGCVVVVYFWRSLMTPLQKLAQFVRTYEPGRLVPETPGKGRNDEVGVLFAALYDMARRLNVLIHYKYHMDIKQKESQLQLLYQQINPHLLYNTLESIYWKSSLEGNTESAEMIKDLSKLMKIGLSRGRELIPLDEELEHASAYVSLQQKRYKYEFQVHWNISDAARMIMIPKISLQPLIENAIIHGVKFMGEDGEIQISAVVEGERVTIKVEDNGHKEVDYASIERLLSNDKSDHSLGYGIRNIQQRIQLHFGNGYGMSYKRGDNGGTTVTIILPTSYDETK
- a CDS encoding YiaA/YiaB family inner membrane protein, translating into MAWAGFIIAILAQYIGIYTLEEPLYVKGYYAIAGAFLIVSCLVLQKTIRDNEEDSVHTKTEDLES
- a CDS encoding HD-GYP domain-containing protein, producing MEQLIGKKMKYDILNAYGVTIVPADSVLTRESIQILINHRIDLSSIALAYEDKPIQQSSIQIGELVQQTVNISKELFESILVSRKVPLMEIRNEVLPAILQLSKNQDIFELFEAVKAKDDYVYEHNVGVGVISTLIGRWMNLDNSELSILSLAATLHDVGKVKLPLEVLNKPGKLNEVEFQLIKKHTIYGYELLKGTTGLSLRIARVALQHHEREDGNGYPLGLKKENIDLFSSIVAVADIFHAMSSKRPYHEPLSFHEIVNQMTDGKFGVLNPQIISVFIENLMKRLVGKQVLLTDGREGEVVYINPHNIETPLIKLADYFLDLSQERNIHIKSIIA
- a CDS encoding extracellular solute-binding protein; the protein is MLKKNVAVLICLVMICSILAACSGGSKETNDPKETDKPTNAATNNAGSKETDPPKEDIKDKKITISIYYPLPDQVENRKLEDDKIKRFNEVYPNVEIVKSDWHYNPSEIGIKMAANEAPTFFNTWATEAKFLQERGWVADITELWDSYPFKDQINPVLQSQFIIDGKVFGVSQKAYVTTTVVNKKLLDEKGVPIPSYDWTWDDMYNTAKAVADPKKGIAGIAPMGKGTEAGWNWTNFLFEAGGDVQTIADGKVTAAFNSAAGLKALEFYNKLRWEANAIPQDWALGWGDAVGAFGQSRTAMVIAGAEGVLEQALNQGGLKPEDVLTFPMPAAEKGGKHTGVLGGDYLVINPNATKDEQEIAFRYITFDYFTDKGLESLETDIQKRQTEGKYYIPPQMNYYSPSSEYGQKAQAIFDKYDNVYKYNAESDSLLDGKPEAQYNTQDYYGEVTNVLQEVFSKKGSDLQGLLDKSAKVVQEKFFDSIKVE